Proteins from a genomic interval of bacterium:
- a CDS encoding HAD family hydrolase, whose product MYDAILFDLDGTLLELDNDLFVKSYFGAMAPKLAPWYPKGEFMPIILAATEAMMQSRGDRGLLCDVFREVYDRRSPVPFATLEPVYADFYRNEFEAVRVLSRPLPLARDVLKQAVAITPRIALATIPIFPRIAIDARLAWGNLADFPFSLITSFENMHTSKPNPTYYLEIAHHLGVAPGACLMVGNDYRDDMSASAVGMETFLVLDGALNAHLAHQHPPTYTGSLAELHEFLQQLRTS is encoded by the coding sequence ATGTACGACGCCATACTATTCGATCTGGATGGAACCCTGCTGGAACTGGACAATGATCTCTTCGTCAAGTCCTATTTCGGCGCCATGGCGCCCAAGCTCGCTCCCTGGTACCCCAAGGGGGAGTTCATGCCCATCATCCTGGCCGCAACGGAGGCGATGATGCAGTCCCGCGGCGACCGGGGGCTGCTCTGCGATGTCTTCCGTGAGGTCTACGATCGCCGCAGTCCGGTACCCTTCGCGACGCTCGAGCCGGTCTATGCGGACTTTTACCGCAATGAATTCGAAGCCGTACGGGTGCTCTCCCGACCGCTCCCGCTGGCACGCGACGTTCTGAAACAGGCTGTCGCCATTACCCCTCGCATCGCCCTCGCGACCATACCGATCTTTCCGCGCATCGCCATCGACGCACGGCTGGCGTGGGGCAACCTGGCCGACTTTCCCTTCAGCCTGATCACCAGCTTTGAGAACATGCACACCAGCAAGCCCAATCCCACTTACTATCTCGAAATCGCCCACCACCTCGGCGTGGCTCCGGGCGCCTGTCTTATGGTGGGCAACGATTACCGTGACGACATGTCCGCTAGCGCCGTAGGCATGGAAACCTTTCTCGTCCTGGATGGCGCCCTTAACGCCCACCTCGCTCATCAACATCCCCCCACCTATACCGGCAGCCTGGCCGAATTGCACGAATTCTTGCAACAACTCCGCACCAGTTGA
- a CDS encoding YdeI/OmpD-associated family protein codes for MAKKYEFDAVIRGDETKDIGWIEFPWDVEQEFGTRGQVKVQVTFDGYLYRGSLARMGQPCHFIGLTRAARAAIGKGPGDSVHVILEQDLSPRVVTVPEDLARRLADEPAAAAFFKSLSYTHQKEYVNWITEARKPETRQARLDKALEMLRSGIKSR; via the coding sequence ATGGCGAAAAAATATGAATTTGATGCCGTGATCCGCGGCGATGAAACGAAGGACATCGGATGGATTGAATTTCCCTGGGATGTGGAACAGGAGTTCGGCACGCGCGGCCAGGTGAAGGTTCAGGTCACCTTTGATGGGTATCTCTATCGCGGCTCCCTGGCGCGGATGGGCCAGCCCTGTCACTTCATCGGGCTGACCAGGGCGGCGCGAGCGGCGATTGGCAAGGGACCGGGCGACAGCGTACATGTCATACTGGAGCAGGACCTCTCCCCGCGCGTGGTTACGGTACCGGAGGACCTTGCCCGGCGTCTGGCGGACGAGCCTGCGGCTGCGGCCTTTTTCAAGAGCCTCTCTTACACCCACCAGAAAGAGTACGTCAACTGGATCACCGAGGCCCGAAAGCCCGAGACACGGCAAGCGCGCCTCGACAAGGCCCTCGAGATGCTGCGGAGCGGCATCAAGTCGCGATAG
- a CDS encoding DUF5060 domain-containing protein, producing MRKMLLSICILISYNQAHPAATLRLLSDTVPLYEFATLSCDAGRDIANPFISITLSATFISPDGRSFTAEGFYNGGRDWLLRFMPDRTGTWSFSWSFGSDMGSGSLNCVSKRNNHLHGHIRVDGHKLRFDDGTALHWIGGKYIDFDDPYYLTAEHKSVPERYEPARYLPLVHTYLQNIAAKGLNGIVLKSRVLPLNDEGQSMDLGFLANFDQIMQWCMDLGINVQLNLFDTWGKLKPGIAIAGNPDPLNLMLEPHYPGTYVEETRFFIRYMIARYAAYPNTLWELWNEAERQKVSAAEASALYAGYFSQYDPYRLPISASEIQTAAYPLQITSFHAGFKCDPAEWNWTHERTATPSLYKKWVNYDAYGYRYGRPILWNELYPFDGVDDGGGYATNSAAHDWFRATFWGNFTAGCVGTSEFCWAPIDQVPNKVTDYHSYFAKFLSYLKDFNALEPADSEVECSAGTATLCRKKGKEYVIYHFTKNRGSQTTINVKLPAGTYYHQFYDPKTGETVSIRGMITRGSEGWQSFYTPSFNQDIVLYLIESSYYGVVTPVELTHFSAARKEGVIELSWRTTSESSNYGFEIERADAAEGPFTLVGFVAGNGTTAVAHDYSWRDPDAGRSPLYYRLIQIDADGTRHASPVVTVAAAAVTAPRARLYPNPGRGAVHLRFHIDHPDQMRLTIFNTLQQIVWQSPWQDGTPGEHEILWNGRTPAGVPAASGLYFYRLEMRNPAPENGKIVGRFVYTP from the coding sequence ATGAGAAAAATGCTACTATCTATCTGTATCTTAATATCTTATAACCAGGCCCACCCTGCCGCCACTTTGCGGCTCCTCAGTGACACCGTGCCCCTCTACGAGTTCGCCACCCTCTCCTGTGACGCCGGGAGGGACATCGCCAATCCCTTTATAAGCATAACGTTATCCGCTACCTTCATCTCCCCCGATGGCCGTTCCTTCACCGCCGAGGGCTTTTACAACGGCGGCCGCGACTGGCTGTTGCGCTTCATGCCCGACCGGACCGGGACCTGGAGCTTCTCGTGGTCCTTTGGCAGCGACATGGGCAGCGGGAGTCTCAACTGTGTATCAAAGCGAAACAACCATCTCCATGGACACATCCGCGTGGACGGGCACAAGCTCCGCTTCGACGACGGCACCGCCCTGCACTGGATCGGCGGCAAGTACATCGATTTCGACGATCCCTATTACTTGACAGCTGAGCACAAGAGCGTCCCTGAACGCTACGAACCCGCCCGCTACCTGCCTTTGGTCCACACCTACCTGCAAAACATCGCCGCCAAGGGGCTGAACGGCATCGTCCTCAAGTCGCGTGTCCTACCCCTCAACGACGAGGGGCAATCCATGGATCTCGGCTTTCTCGCCAACTTCGACCAGATCATGCAATGGTGCATGGATCTGGGCATCAACGTTCAGCTCAATTTATTCGACACCTGGGGCAAGCTCAAACCCGGCATCGCCATCGCCGGCAATCCGGACCCCCTCAACTTGATGCTGGAACCGCATTATCCCGGTACTTATGTGGAGGAGACCCGGTTCTTCATCCGCTACATGATCGCCCGTTATGCAGCGTATCCCAACACCCTGTGGGAGCTCTGGAATGAAGCGGAACGCCAGAAGGTTTCCGCCGCGGAAGCCTCCGCCCTCTATGCCGGCTACTTCAGCCAGTATGATCCCTATAGGCTCCCCATCAGCGCCTCCGAGATCCAGACCGCTGCTTATCCGCTCCAAATCACCTCGTTCCACGCTGGATTCAAGTGCGATCCCGCCGAGTGGAACTGGACCCATGAACGGACGGCCACCCCCTCTCTTTACAAGAAGTGGGTCAACTATGACGCTTACGGCTACCGTTACGGTCGCCCGATTCTCTGGAACGAGCTCTATCCCTTTGACGGCGTGGATGATGGCGGAGGCTATGCCACCAATTCGGCCGCTCATGACTGGTTCCGCGCCACCTTCTGGGGCAATTTCACCGCCGGCTGCGTCGGCACCAGCGAGTTCTGCTGGGCTCCGATCGACCAGGTGCCCAACAAGGTGACCGACTACCATAGTTACTTCGCCAAATTCCTGAGCTACCTCAAGGATTTCAACGCCCTCGAACCAGCCGACAGCGAGGTCGAGTGCAGCGCGGGCACGGCGACCCTATGCCGGAAGAAGGGCAAGGAGTATGTGATCTACCACTTCACCAAGAACCGGGGCAGTCAGACCACGATCAATGTCAAACTGCCGGCCGGAACCTATTACCATCAGTTTTATGATCCCAAAACCGGCGAAACCGTGAGCATCCGCGGCATGATCACCCGCGGCAGTGAAGGCTGGCAATCCTTTTACACGCCCTCCTTCAATCAGGATATCGTCCTTTATCTGATCGAAAGCAGCTATTACGGCGTCGTGACCCCTGTCGAACTGACGCATTTCTCCGCCGCGCGGAAGGAGGGCGTCATCGAACTGAGCTGGCGCACGACCTCTGAAAGCAGCAATTACGGCTTTGAGATCGAACGCGCCGACGCCGCGGAAGGGCCCTTCACCCTGGTCGGTTTCGTTGCCGGCAATGGCACCACGGCCGTCGCCCATGACTACAGCTGGCGTGATCCTGACGCCGGCCGCAGCCCTCTCTATTACCGTCTCATCCAGATCGATGCCGATGGAACCCGCCATGCTTCACCCGTGGTGACGGTGGCGGCCGCGGCGGTGACCGCACCCCGCGCCAGGCTCTACCCCAATCCCGGCCGCGGCGCGGTACATCTGCGCTTCCATATCGATCATCCGGATCAGATGCGCCTGACCATCTTCAATACCCTGCAGCAGATCGTCTGGCAGAGCCCTTGGCAGGATGGCACACCGGGAGAACATGAAATCCTCTGGAATGGCCGTACGCCCGCTGGCGTGCCAGCCGCATCCGGACTCTATTTTTATCGTCTGGAGATGCGCAATCCGGCACCGGAAAACGGAAAAATTGTTGGACGTTTCGTCTATACACCGTAA
- the asd gene encoding archaetidylserine decarboxylase (Phosphatidylserine decarboxylase is synthesized as a single chain precursor. Generation of the pyruvoyl active site from a Ser is coupled to cleavage of a Gly-Ser bond between the larger (beta) and smaller (alpha chains). It is an integral membrane protein.) has protein sequence MAEPLYYYRRGSGQKEEEIILGEPLMRWAYHSRPGKMLGALLFHRPWLSRLTGWLADTRWSRRQIARVIRDLRIDTAEFAEPPETYPTFNAFFSRRLKPDARPFAADPLALASPADGRVLVYPALQAETLLPVKGRSFTVDALLGSNASPFHSGSLAIVRLCPADYHRFHFPCDGRILEQKRIPGRFHSVNPLILALGIDVFGENQREVALLENDRLGRFAFIEVGAFGVGRIVQTHADPRFRKGEEKGYFEYGGSTIVLVFQPGRIEFAADLLEHSHAGYETFLKAGEELGRAAQ, from the coding sequence ATGGCCGAACCCCTCTATTACTACCGTCGCGGCAGCGGCCAAAAAGAAGAAGAGATCATCCTCGGTGAACCCCTGATGCGTTGGGCCTACCACTCTCGTCCAGGCAAGATGCTAGGTGCTCTGCTTTTTCATCGGCCCTGGCTAAGCCGGCTGACGGGATGGCTGGCCGATACCCGCTGGTCGCGGCGGCAGATCGCCCGGGTAATCCGCGATCTTCGGATCGATACCGCCGAGTTTGCCGAGCCGCCGGAGACCTACCCCACCTTCAATGCCTTTTTCAGCCGCCGACTCAAACCCGATGCGCGCCCCTTCGCCGCCGATCCTCTCGCCCTCGCCTCGCCCGCGGACGGCCGGGTCCTGGTCTATCCCGCGCTGCAGGCGGAAACCCTCCTGCCGGTTAAGGGCCGATCCTTCACCGTCGATGCCCTGCTCGGCAGTAATGCGTCCCCCTTCCACAGCGGCAGCCTGGCGATCGTACGCCTCTGTCCGGCCGATTATCACCGTTTTCATTTTCCCTGCGACGGCCGCATTCTCGAGCAGAAGCGTATCCCAGGCCGTTTCCACTCGGTCAATCCCCTGATCTTGGCCCTCGGCATCGACGTCTTTGGTGAGAACCAGCGCGAAGTGGCCTTGCTGGAGAATGACCGGCTGGGACGGTTCGCTTTCATCGAGGTTGGGGCCTTCGGTGTCGGCCGCATCGTTCAGACCCATGCGGATCCGAGGTTCCGCAAGGGGGAAGAGAAGGGCTATTTCGAATACGGCGGCTCGACAATCGTGCTGGTCTTCCAGCCGGGCCGGATCGAGTTCGCCGCGGATCTGCTCGAGCATAGCCATGCAGGCTATGAGACCTTTCTCAAAGCGGGAGAGGAACTGGGGCGTGCGGCGCAATGA
- the trxA gene encoding thioredoxin, producing MATTPLTIENFQSTIENNPIVLIDFWAGWCGPCKMFAPTYEAVSAKHSDIVFAKVDTEAQGDLASLFGIQSIPTLAIFRDGILLYREAGAVPEAMLEELIGQVRKLDMDKVRADIAKQEQEQAHEHDCASCAGCGHSH from the coding sequence ATGGCTACCACCCCTCTCACCATTGAAAATTTCCAGAGCACCATCGAGAATAACCCCATCGTCCTTATTGATTTTTGGGCTGGCTGGTGCGGCCCTTGTAAGATGTTCGCTCCAACTTATGAAGCGGTTTCCGCAAAGCACAGCGACATCGTTTTCGCCAAGGTGGACACCGAGGCGCAAGGAGATCTCGCTTCCCTCTTTGGCATTCAATCGATTCCGACGCTTGCCATCTTCCGCGACGGCATCCTTCTCTATCGCGAGGCCGGTGCTGTGCCCGAGGCAATGCTCGAGGAACTCATCGGCCAGGTGCGCAAGCTCGATATGGATAAAGTGCGCGCCGACATCGCAAAACAGGAGCAGGAACAGGCCCACGAGCATGACTGCGCCAGCTGCGCAGGCTGCGGCCACTCCCACTGA